From a region of the Micropterus dolomieu isolate WLL.071019.BEF.003 ecotype Adirondacks linkage group LG21, ASM2129224v1, whole genome shotgun sequence genome:
- the ewsr1b gene encoding EWS RNA-binding protein 1b isoform X5, which produces MASAPDYSSYSQTSAQQGYASYAAQPSQSYGQSAQQSYGQQNYGSYAQPAAADGSYTQTTPAAGSYPQQQQQYGSSYAQPAAAGYPAAQSTTHSYSQSTQGYGASGYDSTPAAAAPAASQSYGSQPGYTAQSAYPGYGQQAAPTAPQSYNANSQPASYNQSSYSQPATYAQQQPGYQAQQASYGQQQGYQQPAQQQQQAPPAYPPQAAGSYGQASTNQYSQQGGPPSYNQSNHYNNYRQDGQGGGSGYSGSDSARYPGAGESRGPGRDGFDRGGMMHRGRGGMGRGMGSAGERGGFSKPGGPMGGDEREMGRPEEQDDSENSTIYITGLTEKANLEEMAEFFKHVGPIRINRRLGQPAINIYTDKDSGKPKGDATLSYEEPICAKAAVEHFDGKEFQGRRLKVSMARRKPMMGGMRGGMPMRDGMMGRGGMMGRGGDRGGFGPRGGPRGMGRGGPTGGNMQQRAGDWECPNPGCGNQNFAWRMECNQCKAPKPEGLGGGPPFPPGGDRGRGGMGMRGGRGMDRGGPAGAGGPGGPGGFRGGWGGDRGGFRGRGGMDRGGFRGAGRGGPPMDRMGGRGGRGMGPPGGKMDMRDHRQERRERPY; this is translated from the exons ATGGCGTCGGCTCCGG ATTACAGCTCCTACAGTCAGACCAGTGCTCAACAGGG GTATGCCTCTTATGCAGCCCAGCCCTCACAAAGTTATGGACAGTCTGCACAG CAGAGTTATGGTCAACAAAATTATGGCTCATATGCCCAACCTGCTGCTGCAGACGGAAGTTACACGCAGACAACACCTGCAGCTGGCAGCTACCcccagcagcaacaacagtatGGATCCTCCTATGCTCAGCCTGCAGCAG CTGGCTATCCTGCTGCCCAGTCTACCACTCATAGCTACTCCCAGTCAACCCAGGGTTATGGAGCCAGTGGTTATGACAGtactcctgctgctgctgctccagctgCCTCCCAGTCTTATGGCTCTCAGCCAGGGTATACTGCCCAGTCTGCCTACCCTGGTTATGGTCAGCAGGCTGCTCCCACTGCACCACAGAG TTATAATGCTAACAGCCAGCCGGCTAGTTACAATCAAAGCAGCTACTCGCAACCAGCAACATATGCCCAACAACAACCTGGCTACCAAGCCCAGCAGGCGAGCTATGGCCAACAGCAGGGGTACCAGCAGCCGGcccagcagcaacaacaggctCCCCCTGCTTACCCTCCTCAGGCTGCTGGTTCCTATGGGCAGGCTTCAACCAACCAGTACAGCCAGCAAGGTGGACCTCCCAGTTACAACCAGTCCAACCATTACA ATAATTACAGACAGGATGGCCAGGGTGGAGGTTCTGGTTATTCTGGCTCTGATTCTGCAAGGTACCCTGGGGCAGGGGAGAGCAGGGGTCCTGGCAGGGACGGCTTTGATCGAGGTGGAATGATGCACCGAGGGCGTGGAGGCATGGGCCGCGGCATGGG cagcgctggagagagaggtGGCTTCAGTAAGCCTGGTG GACCTATGGGCGGTGACGAGCGTGAAATGG GACGTCCTGAGGAGCAGGATGACTCTGAGAACAGCACGATCTACATCACAGGGTTGACTGAGAAGGCTAACCTGGAGGAGATGGCTGAATTCTTTAAACATGTTGGCCCAATCAGG ATTAACCGCCGACTTGGCCAACCTGCCATTAACATATACACAGACAAGGACTCTGGGAAGCCCAAGGGAGATGCCACCCTGTCCTATGAGGAGCCAATCTGTGCCAAAGCAGCTGTGGAGCATTTTGATG gAAAGGAGTTCCAAGGCCGAAGGCTTAAGGTATCCATGGCACGCCGCAAGCCCATGATGGGTGGAATGAGAGGTGGCATGCCTATGCGAGATGGCATGATGGGTCGTGGAG GTATGATGGGCCGTGGAGGAGACCGTGGCGGGTTTGGTCCAAGAGGTGGTCCACGCGGTATGGGCAGAGGTGGACCCACAGGAGGCAACATGCAGCAGAGAGCTGGCGACTGGGAGTGTCCTAACCC TGGTTGTGGCAACCAGAACTTTGCCTGGAGGATGGAGTGTAACCAGTGCAAAGCCCCCAAACCAGAAGGGTTAGGTGGTGGCCCTCCCTTTCCCCCCGGAGGTGACCGTGGCAGAGGTGGAATGGGAATGCGTGGAGGTAGAGGTATGGACCGTGGTGGGCCGGCGGGAGCTGGAGGCCCAGGTGGCCCTGGAGGTTTCCGTGGAGGCTGGGGAGGCGACCGCGGTGGATTCAGAGGGCGTGGTGGAATGGATAGGGGAGGTTTCCGGGGGGCTGGACGTGGAGGACCACCCATGGACCGAATGGGTGGCAGAGGTGGAAGAGGAATGGGCCCACCAGGTGGCAAGATGGACATGAG GGACCATCGCCAGGAGCGCAGAGAGCGACCCTACTGA
- the ewsr1b gene encoding EWS RNA-binding protein 1b isoform X8, producing the protein MDARLPVLPNYSSYSQTSAQQGYASYAAQPSQSYGQSAQSYGQQNYGSYAQPAAADGSYTQTTPAAGSYPQQQQQYGSSYAQPAAAGYPAAQSTTHSYSQSTQGYGASGYDSTPAAAAPAASQSYGSQPGYTAQSAYPGYGQQAAPTAPQSYNANSQPASYNQSSYSQPATYAQQQPGYQAQQASYGQQQGYQQPAQQQQQAPPAYPPQAAGSYGQASTNQYSQQGGPPSYNQSNHYNNYRQDGQGGGSGYSGSDSARYPGAGESRGPGRDGFDRGGMMHRGRGGMGRGMGAGERGGFSKPGGPMGGDEREMGRPEEQDDSENSTIYITGLTEKANLEEMAEFFKHVGPIRINRRLGQPAINIYTDKDSGKPKGDATLSYEEPICAKAAVEHFDGKEFQGRRLKVSMARRKPMMGGMRGGMPMRDGMMGRGGMMGRGGDRGGFGPRGGPRGMGRGGPTGGNMQQRAGDWECPNPGCGNQNFAWRMECNQCKAPKPEGLGGGPPFPPGGDRGRGGMGMRGGRGMDRGGPAGAGGPGGPGGFRGGWGGDRGGFRGRGGMDRGGFRGAGRGGPPMDRMGGRGGRGMGPPGGKMDMRDHRQERRERPY; encoded by the exons ATGGACGCCAGATTACCAGTTTTGCCAA ATTACAGCTCCTACAGTCAGACCAGTGCTCAACAGGG GTATGCCTCTTATGCAGCCCAGCCCTCACAAAGTTATGGACAGTCTGCACAG AGTTATGGTCAACAAAATTATGGCTCATATGCCCAACCTGCTGCTGCAGACGGAAGTTACACGCAGACAACACCTGCAGCTGGCAGCTACCcccagcagcaacaacagtatGGATCCTCCTATGCTCAGCCTGCAGCAG CTGGCTATCCTGCTGCCCAGTCTACCACTCATAGCTACTCCCAGTCAACCCAGGGTTATGGAGCCAGTGGTTATGACAGtactcctgctgctgctgctccagctgCCTCCCAGTCTTATGGCTCTCAGCCAGGGTATACTGCCCAGTCTGCCTACCCTGGTTATGGTCAGCAGGCTGCTCCCACTGCACCACAGAG TTATAATGCTAACAGCCAGCCGGCTAGTTACAATCAAAGCAGCTACTCGCAACCAGCAACATATGCCCAACAACAACCTGGCTACCAAGCCCAGCAGGCGAGCTATGGCCAACAGCAGGGGTACCAGCAGCCGGcccagcagcaacaacaggctCCCCCTGCTTACCCTCCTCAGGCTGCTGGTTCCTATGGGCAGGCTTCAACCAACCAGTACAGCCAGCAAGGTGGACCTCCCAGTTACAACCAGTCCAACCATTACA ATAATTACAGACAGGATGGCCAGGGTGGAGGTTCTGGTTATTCTGGCTCTGATTCTGCAAGGTACCCTGGGGCAGGGGAGAGCAGGGGTCCTGGCAGGGACGGCTTTGATCGAGGTGGAATGATGCACCGAGGGCGTGGAGGCATGGGCCGCGGCATGGG cgctggagagagaggtGGCTTCAGTAAGCCTGGTG GACCTATGGGCGGTGACGAGCGTGAAATGG GACGTCCTGAGGAGCAGGATGACTCTGAGAACAGCACGATCTACATCACAGGGTTGACTGAGAAGGCTAACCTGGAGGAGATGGCTGAATTCTTTAAACATGTTGGCCCAATCAGG ATTAACCGCCGACTTGGCCAACCTGCCATTAACATATACACAGACAAGGACTCTGGGAAGCCCAAGGGAGATGCCACCCTGTCCTATGAGGAGCCAATCTGTGCCAAAGCAGCTGTGGAGCATTTTGATG gAAAGGAGTTCCAAGGCCGAAGGCTTAAGGTATCCATGGCACGCCGCAAGCCCATGATGGGTGGAATGAGAGGTGGCATGCCTATGCGAGATGGCATGATGGGTCGTGGAG GTATGATGGGCCGTGGAGGAGACCGTGGCGGGTTTGGTCCAAGAGGTGGTCCACGCGGTATGGGCAGAGGTGGACCCACAGGAGGCAACATGCAGCAGAGAGCTGGCGACTGGGAGTGTCCTAACCC TGGTTGTGGCAACCAGAACTTTGCCTGGAGGATGGAGTGTAACCAGTGCAAAGCCCCCAAACCAGAAGGGTTAGGTGGTGGCCCTCCCTTTCCCCCCGGAGGTGACCGTGGCAGAGGTGGAATGGGAATGCGTGGAGGTAGAGGTATGGACCGTGGTGGGCCGGCGGGAGCTGGAGGCCCAGGTGGCCCTGGAGGTTTCCGTGGAGGCTGGGGAGGCGACCGCGGTGGATTCAGAGGGCGTGGTGGAATGGATAGGGGAGGTTTCCGGGGGGCTGGACGTGGAGGACCACCCATGGACCGAATGGGTGGCAGAGGTGGAAGAGGAATGGGCCCACCAGGTGGCAAGATGGACATGAG GGACCATCGCCAGGAGCGCAGAGAGCGACCCTACTGA